A genomic segment from Burkholderia plantarii encodes:
- the ribA gene encoding GTP cyclohydrolase II — MFSMSSHPVSPPADEHPADEPVTLVASASLPTRYGVFMSHAFRVDGSQAEHLALVVGDVAGQQPVLTRLHSECLTGDVFGSYRCDCGEQLDLALRNIVAEGRGVLLYLRGHEGRGIGLSNKIRAYALQEQGRDTVEANRDLGLPDDAREYDSAAAILRILGVTSVRLMSNNPKKFDTLVAHGIPVCERVALPVPVRDENERYIRTKQVKFGHYFDENE; from the coding sequence ATGTTTTCCATGTCTTCGCATCCCGTATCACCCCCGGCCGACGAGCATCCGGCCGACGAGCCCGTGACGCTCGTCGCGTCGGCATCGCTGCCGACGCGTTATGGCGTGTTCATGTCTCATGCATTTCGTGTCGACGGCAGCCAGGCCGAACATCTGGCACTCGTGGTGGGCGACGTTGCCGGTCAACAGCCGGTGCTGACGCGGCTGCATTCGGAGTGTCTGACGGGCGACGTGTTCGGCTCGTATCGCTGCGATTGCGGCGAACAGCTCGATCTTGCACTGCGCAATATCGTTGCCGAAGGGCGCGGCGTCCTGCTGTACCTGCGCGGCCACGAAGGGCGCGGCATCGGCCTGAGCAACAAGATCCGCGCCTACGCGCTGCAGGAGCAGGGGCGCGACACGGTCGAGGCCAACCGCGATCTCGGCCTGCCCGACGACGCGCGCGAATACGATTCGGCCGCGGCGATCCTGCGGATTCTCGGCGTCACCTCGGTACGGCTGATGAGCAATAACCCGAAGAAATTCGACACGCTGGTCGCGCACGGCATTCCCGTGTGCGAGCGCGTGGCGCTGCCGGTGCCGGTGCGCGACGAGAACGAGCGATATATCCGGACCAAGCAGGTCAAGTTCGGCCACTACTTCGACGAGAACGAGTGA
- a CDS encoding methyl-accepting chemotaxis protein — protein MERFRLKARLWLAIAAMCIGLVAIGLWGAFKTRDTMIADRQTELQSVVSIAYTILDRYNGLAAAGTMSPDDARRNAMADLRAMRYNGSGGYLVITDAHAKVVMHGLRPELEGKDMSGFTDPQGRHVFQDGADLAEKQGEGFVDLQFLKPVTNKMAPKINFVRLFKPWDLTIITGVFIDDIDTAFYATLARFVGATLILCFGVTLIVGAVARSILRELGGEPAYAAQIASRIADGDLDVSVITHKGDQTSLLAAMQRMQQRLAHSIMQIRSGATLIASVSNEIAAGNADLSRRTEQQATALGETASSMEQITATVKQNADNAKQASKLALDASETAARGGEVVNQVVETMRGISQSSDQIGDIIGVIEGIAFQTNILALNAAVEAARAGEGGRGFAVVAGEVRSLAQRCAAAAREIKNLIEESAQKIEGGSQHVGRAGDTMREIVHAVRRVTAIMGEISTASIEQSSGIEQVNIAVANMDQTTQQNAALVEEASASADVLKTQTNQLAVAISVFSLPA, from the coding sequence ATGGAACGTTTTCGATTGAAGGCGCGCCTTTGGCTCGCGATTGCCGCGATGTGCATCGGGCTCGTGGCAATCGGCTTGTGGGGCGCGTTCAAGACGCGCGACACCATGATCGCCGATCGCCAGACGGAACTCCAAAGTGTCGTGAGCATCGCGTACACCATCCTCGATCGATATAACGGCCTGGCGGCGGCGGGCACGATGTCGCCTGACGACGCACGGCGCAATGCCATGGCGGATCTGCGCGCCATGCGCTACAACGGCTCCGGCGGCTATCTCGTCATTACGGATGCCCACGCGAAAGTGGTCATGCACGGCTTGCGGCCCGAACTCGAGGGCAAGGACATGAGCGGCTTCACCGATCCGCAAGGCCGCCACGTGTTTCAGGACGGCGCGGATCTGGCCGAGAAACAGGGGGAAGGTTTCGTTGACCTGCAGTTCCTGAAGCCGGTAACCAACAAAATGGCGCCGAAAATCAATTTCGTGCGCCTGTTCAAGCCGTGGGATTTGACGATCATCACCGGTGTGTTCATCGACGATATCGACACCGCGTTTTATGCAACCCTGGCGAGATTCGTCGGCGCCACGCTGATTCTGTGTTTCGGCGTGACGCTGATCGTCGGCGCGGTCGCCCGCAGCATCCTGCGCGAGTTGGGGGGTGAACCGGCCTATGCCGCGCAGATCGCCTCGCGCATCGCCGACGGCGATCTCGACGTGTCGGTGATCACGCACAAAGGCGATCAAACCAGCCTGCTTGCTGCCATGCAGCGCATGCAGCAACGGCTGGCGCATTCCATCATGCAGATTCGCAGCGGTGCCACGCTGATTGCCTCGGTATCCAACGAGATTGCCGCCGGCAACGCCGATCTGTCGCGCCGGACCGAGCAGCAGGCCACCGCGCTCGGCGAAACGGCGTCGAGCATGGAACAGATCACCGCGACCGTGAAGCAGAACGCCGACAACGCGAAGCAGGCCAGCAAGCTGGCGCTCGACGCGTCGGAAACGGCGGCGCGCGGCGGTGAAGTGGTCAATCAGGTGGTCGAGACGATGCGCGGCATTTCCCAGTCGTCGGACCAGATCGGCGACATCATCGGCGTGATCGAGGGCATCGCGTTCCAGACCAACATCCTCGCGCTGAACGCGGCGGTCGAAGCCGCCCGCGCCGGTGAAGGCGGCCGGGGCTTCGCGGTGGTGGCGGGCGAGGTCCGCAGCCTCGCGCAGCGCTGCGCGGCCGCCGCGCGAGAAATCAAGAACCTGATCGAGGAATCGGCCCAGAAAATAGAGGGCGGCTCGCAGCACGTCGGCCGCGCGGGCGACACGATGCGGGAGATCGTGCATGCGGTGCGCCGCGTCACCGCCATCATGGGCGAGATCAGCACGGCGTCGATCGAACAAAGCTCGGGCATCGAACAGGTGAACATCGCCGTGGCCAACATGGATCAGACGACGCAGCAGAATGCGGCGCTGGTCGAAGAGGCCAGCGCGTCGGCCGACGTGCTGAAAACGCAGACCAACCAGCTTGCCGTGGCCATTTCCGTGTTTTCGCTGCCGGCCTGA
- a CDS encoding AraC family transcriptional regulator, whose amino-acid sequence MPLLAPVIAITFVSFMSFSFDVEIKHRHQKMVYAHATMILSQSSKSSRDPLSDVLALLDARATRPTRLEAAGDWALAFPERERLKFVAVLKGACWIELPGRTGEFLDAGDVCLIGRTSYTVSSRPGVPPVDGMQYYEGMALHELRLHGDDTVMLGGGITLARDNAGFLLDMLPVFAVVPHSLGAAASVAAVLKSLDAEITRDAIGSETVTTRLAEILMIEAIRARTVGPVPAGWLDALAEPRLGRALALIHNDIAEPWTVARLAAAAGMSRSAFASLFTRTVGKPPLDYVRSWRLARARAMLANGEDNVARVALTVGYTSQSAFAHAYRRAFATTPRGDGKPSG is encoded by the coding sequence ATGCCGCTGCTCGCGCCGGTGATCGCAATAACCTTCGTGTCGTTCATGTCCTTCTCCTTTGATGTCGAAATTAAACATCGACATCAAAAGATGGTCTATGCTCACGCCACCATGATTTTGTCGCAATCGTCCAAATCCTCGCGCGATCCGCTTTCCGACGTGCTTGCACTGCTCGACGCGCGGGCCACGCGCCCGACGCGGCTCGAAGCTGCGGGGGACTGGGCGCTCGCGTTTCCCGAGCGGGAGCGCCTGAAATTCGTCGCCGTCCTGAAGGGAGCCTGCTGGATCGAACTTCCCGGCCGCACTGGAGAGTTTCTTGATGCCGGCGATGTCTGCCTGATCGGGCGTACGTCCTATACCGTCTCCAGCCGCCCCGGCGTGCCGCCCGTCGATGGCATGCAGTACTACGAAGGGATGGCGTTGCACGAGCTGCGCCTGCATGGCGACGACACGGTCATGCTGGGCGGAGGCATCACGCTGGCGCGAGACAATGCCGGATTCCTGCTCGATATGCTCCCGGTGTTTGCGGTCGTCCCGCACTCCCTCGGGGCGGCGGCAAGCGTTGCCGCCGTACTCAAATCGCTCGATGCCGAAATCACGCGCGATGCGATTGGATCGGAGACGGTGACTACCCGGCTTGCAGAAATTCTGATGATCGAGGCGATCCGCGCACGCACCGTCGGCCCGGTCCCTGCCGGCTGGCTCGACGCGCTGGCCGAGCCGCGGCTGGGTCGCGCCCTTGCCCTTATCCATAATGACATCGCGGAGCCCTGGACGGTCGCGCGCCTTGCGGCGGCGGCCGGCATGTCGCGGTCGGCGTTCGCGTCTCTCTTCACGCGGACGGTGGGTAAGCCGCCGCTCGATTACGTCAGGTCCTGGCGACTTGCGCGGGCGCGCGCCATGCTCGCCAACGGCGAGGACAACGTCGCGCGAGTCGCGCTCACGGTCGGCTATACGTCGCAAAGCGCGTTCGCGCATGCCTATCGCCGCGCGTTCGCGACTACGCCGCGTGGCGACGGCAAGCCGTCGGGTTAA
- a CDS encoding SDR family oxidoreductase — translation MNDTKVIAITGASSGIGRATARLLARHGHAVVLGARREAALADLGAELDDAGGRASYCVTDVTRRADLEALVAHAVARFGRLDVMVNNAGIGPISRFDALRVADWDAMIDVNLRGTLYGIAAALPVFARQGSGHVINVISTAGLKILPTMGVYAATKNAVRTATEALRQEAGPNLRVTEVSPGAIDTDFGESMTDREAKAAVERRLKAIAISPDAIARGILFAIEQPPEVDVGSIVIRPTAQD, via the coding sequence ATGAACGACACGAAGGTTATTGCGATCACCGGCGCGAGCAGCGGCATCGGGCGCGCCACCGCGCGCTTGCTGGCAAGGCACGGGCACGCGGTCGTGCTCGGCGCCCGGCGCGAGGCCGCATTGGCGGATCTGGGCGCGGAGCTTGACGACGCCGGGGGACGGGCAAGCTACTGCGTGACCGACGTGACACGTCGCGCCGATCTCGAGGCATTGGTGGCTCACGCCGTTGCCCGCTTCGGGCGCCTTGACGTGATGGTGAACAACGCAGGCATCGGCCCGATCTCGCGCTTTGACGCGCTGCGCGTGGCCGATTGGGATGCCATGATCGACGTGAATCTGCGCGGCACGCTATACGGCATCGCGGCCGCGCTGCCCGTGTTCGCGAGGCAGGGCAGCGGCCACGTGATCAACGTGATATCGACAGCCGGGCTGAAGATTCTGCCGACCATGGGTGTGTATGCCGCGACCAAAAACGCCGTGCGCACCGCGACCGAGGCGCTACGACAGGAAGCCGGGCCCAACCTCCGTGTTACCGAGGTGTCTCCGGGCGCAATCGACACCGACTTCGGAGAGTCGATGACCGATCGCGAAGCGAAGGCCGCGGTCGAGCGTCGTTTGAAAGCGATCGCGATTTCGCCGGATGCGATCGCGCGCGGTATCCTTTTTGCCATCGAGCAGCCGCCTGAAGTGGATGTCGGCAGCATCGTCATCCGGCCGACCGCGCAGGACTGA
- a CDS encoding phosphodiesterase — translation MTIIAQISDVHVRPEGVLYQDAVDSNAMLERAIASLNALVPRPDLVLVTGDLTDEGKPEEYAMLRRLLAPLAIPFAVMPGNHDHRDNLRRAFADHAYLPPQGPLHYAIDVGAVRIIALDTSVPGWHHGGLDSHALDWLDAQLRACRDRPTMVAMHHPPFDTGIPYLDIYGLRDIDRFTATLAAHSHVERVVAGHVHRSMQTRVGNVPVVTCPSTVTQIALRTLPDAQPASYLEPPAFLLHYWTPGKPSICHLSHVGRFEGPYPFA, via the coding sequence ATGACGATCATTGCGCAAATCTCCGATGTTCATGTCCGGCCCGAGGGCGTGCTGTATCAGGACGCCGTCGATTCGAACGCCATGCTGGAACGGGCGATCGCGAGCCTCAACGCGCTGGTGCCGCGCCCCGATCTCGTGCTCGTGACGGGTGATCTGACCGACGAGGGCAAGCCGGAGGAATACGCCATGTTGCGACGCCTGCTCGCGCCGCTGGCGATCCCGTTCGCCGTCATGCCCGGCAACCACGACCATCGCGACAACCTGCGTCGCGCGTTTGCCGATCACGCGTATCTGCCGCCGCAGGGGCCGCTGCATTACGCCATCGACGTCGGCGCGGTGCGGATCATCGCGCTCGATACGTCGGTGCCGGGATGGCATCACGGCGGGCTGGATTCGCACGCGCTCGACTGGCTCGATGCGCAATTGCGGGCTTGCCGCGACCGGCCGACCATGGTGGCCATGCATCATCCGCCGTTCGACACGGGGATTCCGTATCTGGACATTTACGGGTTGCGTGATATCGATCGTTTTACGGCGACGCTGGCGGCGCATTCGCACGTCGAGCGCGTGGTGGCCGGACACGTGCATCGCTCGATGCAGACGCGCGTGGGCAACGTGCCGGTGGTGACCTGCCCCAGTACCGTCACGCAGATCGCGCTGCGTACGCTGCCCGACGCGCAGCCGGCTTCGTATCTCGAGCCGCCGGCGTTCTTGCTTCATTACTGGACGCCCGGGAAGCCTTCGATCTGCCACTTGAGCCATGTGGGGCGGTTTGAAGGACCTTATCCGTTTGCCTGA
- a CDS encoding TIGR01458 family HAD-type hydrolase, whose protein sequence is MIDTLLCDIDGTLLHRGAALPGAAAALRAARDAGLGIRLLTNITAKTPRELAAQLGEAGIEVEAGEILTATTACVGHLLAQPGKRCHLIVPDSARAAFEAVAIDDVQPDFVVIGDIGDAFDYATLNRAFRMLRGGASLIALQKNLFWFDVDGERLDCGAFVVGLEAAAGTQAVVTGKPSRVFFEAALRELGASAQRAVVIGDDIATDMAGARAIGAHALHVRTGKHRPEWLDQHAGSIDSVLDSIADLPAWLDRSGARRV, encoded by the coding sequence ATGATTGATACGCTTCTCTGTGACATCGACGGCACGCTGCTGCATCGCGGCGCGGCGCTGCCCGGCGCGGCCGCCGCCTTGCGGGCCGCGCGCGATGCCGGGCTCGGCATCCGCCTGCTCACCAACATCACCGCGAAGACGCCGCGCGAGCTTGCCGCGCAACTGGGCGAGGCCGGCATCGAGGTCGAGGCCGGCGAGATCCTGACCGCCACCACCGCCTGCGTCGGCCATCTGCTGGCCCAGCCCGGCAAGCGCTGCCACCTGATCGTTCCCGACAGCGCGCGGGCCGCGTTCGAGGCGGTCGCCATCGACGACGTGCAGCCCGACTTCGTCGTGATCGGCGACATCGGCGACGCGTTCGACTACGCGACGCTGAACCGGGCGTTCCGCATGCTGCGCGGCGGCGCCTCGCTGATCGCGCTGCAGAAGAACCTGTTCTGGTTCGACGTGGACGGCGAGCGGCTCGACTGCGGCGCGTTCGTGGTCGGGCTGGAGGCCGCCGCCGGGACGCAGGCCGTCGTGACCGGCAAGCCGTCGCGCGTGTTCTTCGAGGCCGCGCTGCGCGAACTCGGCGCCAGCGCGCAGCGCGCCGTCGTGATCGGCGACGATATCGCCACCGACATGGCCGGCGCGCGCGCGATCGGTGCCCACGCGCTGCACGTGAGGACCGGCAAGCATCGCCCCGAGTGGCTCGACCAGCATGCCGGGTCGATCGACAGCGTGCTCGACAGCATCGCCGATTTGCCCGCGTGGCTCGATCGATCCGGCGCGCGTCGCGTTTGA